The DNA sequence ttgaagtgtagggttagtcacagaatcatttagcacatttgattgaatttgataaggcttatattgtgcaaacatgttattctacatagacatattgtatggcatttgaggcatactaaatgcaataaaataaggattattaatatatggcatgtttgcaaaatgtgcatggggattctgatgagacataacaggcatagcatgcagaggtgacatagacatgttaggcatggagggatttgaaggcatgggagcatttttaacagatttgcaattatcagataggtgattaacacttttacaatgcacacagctttttctaggagcatacctatcaggtgtgtaattattatgtttattaatccctaccttcccatttcttttagattttcttttagtttccttcttatcctcaaccaacttaagcctatttttcagctgatctaaagtcatgtgtcctatattcaccttactggcatctttggatgtgctagctccttctttgacaaagttcttgaaagttgaatcatccttcttattgagatttttatttttaaaattacttgcctgttttaattgatgagccttcaacggatgctctttttcttccttcaacggataactttcatcatccgttgattccacatccgttgacaatccatcaattaattctaactcttttttgtttttcttccaggcatcctcacagaatgattcaattccctgaaccttggcaatctgaacactaacatccctagatgttttccaggccttaattacctcttgctcactttctaactgtttagaaagaatttctactttcttaacagcttcttctagttcactttcaacagtcaagcatctaagtttaatcttttcaagctcaattacctgatcttctaacacagcattcctatcacttaaaaacacattattctctttgatcctagtgttttctttagctagtgatttaagggaaactcgcaaatgatataattcattggaaatatcatttatggcttcattgcattcatttttataaagctgagagagatcagtagtaattacctggttgcttgatgaactagtttcattttcatcagaattagccatcagggctaggttgacatattccatatcatcatcttcattgactccatctgctgcccaatcatcttgagtgagaaaagctctttccttttgtttgagcaaatcaaaatacttctttttgcaatcaacttgctcaaatttcttcttatcagaggttggcttcctacactcactttcaaagtgtccactaatgccacagttataacatttgaacttggatttgtccaccatgtttttgtttggcttagtgaattttgtatttttcttgaacttcatctttgcaaacctcctggacagaaaagccagatgttcatcaacatcatcagagtcatcctgactggaatttttttcatcctcagctacttgctctttacccttgcttgattctgatttgcttgtgccaattttgagacttggcattgtcttctcctcattcttggctccaaccttctcactgtcagctacaagtgtaactgatcctccttttctctttcccttttccaacagctcatcttgctccatctcaagttcatatgtcttcaaaattccatataatctttcaagtgtgaagtccttataatcttgagaatttcttagagaaacagtcataggcttccattcttttggtagacaccttagaaattttaaattggagtccttgacttggtaaattcttccatacagcttcaatccattcaacagtttctgaaatctgttgaaggtatcattcaatgattctccttcttcaaaatgaaaatattcatactgttgaatgagaagctgcattttgttttctctaacttgctcagtgccttcacagataagctgcacagtatcccaaatttccttagcagtttggctgttaatgacattgtcaaacatatcttgatctaggccattaaatagaatgttcatggctttcttgtccttgtgaacctcttcaatatcttcaacagtccagtctgcttttggcttgggaatagactgtccaacagcaactgttgcagtagcagctgtggccaccttgtgagggatgtgaagaccattttcaatgcagttgatgtagctttcatcttgagagagaagatgtaaatgcatcttcactttccagtgatgatagttatctctttccaagattggaatctttacaccaatatccttcttactcatgatgttagcataatagatctttaaactctttgtatgttaagagcttgctctgataccaattgttattcccagtggactaacaatgagatttacagaagaggggttgaatgtaaatctcaaaaaaatttcaagttttgagtagtttctaaggctaagtgttttagtgagcaaatgtgtgtgaatggcttgaagctaatacatacagatatatattcaaacacaaatgtagagaacacaaagaacttaaaaacttttctggcggatttgttgttccaccagagatgtgttatttcagaaaatctgtgattcaaagaattaaatcacagctgcttcctagtacaaactagatgattttctctctggatttttctaaacagctctggaaaattcacatctaattactagctgctacttggtttatatatcaccaagtttacaagtgaagacaaaactgtaaaatacaattaaaaaggctcttcacatgttttttcttcatttctctatccaatgcaatttaggcttagctgttaatctttgaatacttccttgtttgcaccagaatggaaatgctgcattttcttgattcctcctagaggcttccacattccagtttgtctctgtcaacccatgtgcctctgtcagcttatgaattgtcactatcaactgctaatgaactaagtatccgttgaagctttcatccgttgatgccttatctgttgaggctttatccgttgaagcttttatccgttgatgcattagcagttgaagtctttatccgttgaagcacttatccgttgatggatattatccattgaagctttagagacatctgttgaagctttgtttcttatccgttgaaggtcttcaatatcagttgatacttcttcacttatacaaaattataaggcatgaaatatttacaattagccctcctatttgcatatccactagtagtcaacatgactgataatttcctacagcatctaagaattacaacttgaatccaaagaatgaaatgtgctacaatactaaacttattgctaagtaaagctactccttcaacggatagccaagatggtcttatccgttgaggctacaaacactagatttctacttaagtgttttgtttaacttatcatcaaactaatacacatattcctaacaattaccctgtttgacattacattattaatggcactatgcagtaagtgtcgtaccttagcatccttagcaattgatgcgatatcttcagcagtgtaatcactcttctcctttggtacagtctttgctgcttcacctgcaaatgcaacagcgagcttggttggtttgtgaggcccttccttgattctatcaagatattctggatctgtagcttccagaaacatggtcatccttaccttccatatggcatattcagatggtctcaatatgggaactctgatagtctcatatcggctttgaatttgtgtctttggaggttcttcaggtttggtgggcttagttggagtttctgttttagaaatgattgtgtttggatcttaaactatttgtgcgttaacagataggctctgataccaattgttaggttacacacacactgtagagggggtgaatacagtgtatagtacaatcaaatcgaactttaataactcaagtaacagaaaacaaactttattgaaacaataaactctgatACAGTacggaactgttacctctcagtgatgaacaaatatcacgagagttgctagggttacaatgaataatcttctcgaatatgataacacttatagtgtaaaccctatgtatgtgtttatatactacacagttacaagataatcgctaattgatatggaatataattctgcttcctaaaatatatcaatcagatatcttttcttccaagtattctattcttcatagaattccttcttcatgcatatctcttcttatgtttatctcgatcttctttcctttaatcagttgctgtccttatctgaacgtccttcagtacttaagttctgatatccatcttctgatgattatctcctgataatataagtactgatatccttaagtcctgacttccagtaagtactgatttatccagtttaagtaagatctgaaaactaaacataaatcatattagccatgacattatcaaatatatctaacagtgaattatgtgtgtacgtgggtcaagagtcttgtgttggactgttctctttatgtgtgggttatcgtatgggtagacgataagctGTAAGATGCGTAGTCATCGAGTAATTATCCTGTAGACGATTAAGATGTATCTTTTAATGAAAGATGCAGAATGTTCGATTTGATCAGGACTAGACATTGGAAATAATGAAtgaatggtattggatatctggcttctagcaattgGATGAGCAACACATCAGTGAATTGTTGAAATAGAAAGACTGCAAGGTCATGAGATGTTATACTGAGATAATTGTGATGTTGCGAGGGTTCCTAACTGCTAAAAATCAAAGTCAAGTTTCCCATACCATTCTAATTCCACAATAGTTCAAGATATTTTACATATCAAACTGCTAGTTATGATTATACAAGTCTTCCTTCTTTATTCTAATTCTAGAATAGTTAAATGCTTTATATATCAAACTGattaattctgtttatgcaagtactcttctactattctatgttcaggttagttaagtgtttttacttatccaatcactggatttataaatgttttagattttgagaaagatgaatTTTATTGCGAgcattcctgcccaagtgaatgggggaataaaattataagggtgtcgattattgtgacccctttcaataaaatgtttaaGATTGGATGATTGCGTAAaaggccgtggcggcggtccagtgtgagctatatATTATACTTGAGTATaataccttgctaggccaatgtgtgccttgggtacccctttgtttaaaTGGCTATACTTTGGCATACCAGTGTTGCTCCGCgactgatcaccggcggcaacacaccatCGTTCGAGGATTCTAATCTAAATTGTTATTTCCAAATTGTTTTGATTTATCATGTGTTCTATTTTCGATAAAAGGTGGAATATAATtgtgattcagtttctgattgatgtcgATACTTAATTTGCTGttaatatcaaaagtggtatcgATATatatgattggtgttgacttcaatACTTTAGTTCTGGTATGTTGTGAGCATCTAAGttagtattgatatctaatttgatgtgATGTCAAAATAAGTATTGATATCATGATTGGAGTTTTAAGTAAAATGGatataaagtttatgattcagtccataatcactgtttcatgttgttgtttatgatattcCCGTAAACACGTTTTTTCGAGTTTTATTCTTGTcgagattcaaagtattgctgaagcattttcgctcaaaaaatataaaaaagggttttgaatacatttaaggaaccaattctgggattccttaactaaattttttgattcaacaattattcattttaaatgttctactctattgcagatgtcagttttatatcaaaagccTATATATATGTTATACTGAACTTGCTGAGAATTTATTTACGCTcttacttgcctgtttttaaatttaaccttccagtgaggattaacttgcgctgtttagccgcgtaattcgagaaagcaaagaagaagcttttggaagatggttggtccagggtttgcggactagtgtaagttctattatgtaaagttgtttatatatattagttatgtTATTGTATATTTTGGCCTATTATACTTcctttcgaagttatactagtgggtttagtttgaAGTTTGTAATTTgttgaaaagaattttaaaagaaGGAAGGGAAAAAAATATTTGTGGAAATTTcaaattcttgtttctagaactgtaacctaaaaagatcttgaaTTAGTTTGGGGTCGCAGATGTTATATTTGAATTATTAAGAACTGTTTTATATTAAACATGTTATTTTGGATTAAGGTTTCATCGTGATGACCAAATCatctgaccccagatttgggggcgttataaTTTTAATCCTAGCCTTATTGATGCATGTTCATAAATGTTCAAGTATCCCATTCTTCAGGAAAAGCTCTAAGAAATTTGGTGTTAGAGTCTTCTCTATCATACTCCTTTCCAGTCAATGACAGATCATTCAGTAGTGTCAGGAATCAGTCATAAGTGTTAGTAAGAGACTCATCGAATTTTGCTTCAAACTGCTCATACTCTTGAATAAGAACATATCTTTTATTCTTCTTAATAGCCAGCGTTCCTTGACATTGTGTATCAAGTgcatccaatatctgatttgcAGTTTTGCAggcaatcaccctgtttgacataacAATGTCTAAACTATTATGTAGAATATTCCTTATATTAGCATCCTTAAGCCTAACTGCTTTTTCTTCAGCAGACCATTCTGATCTTTCATTCCTGATACAGTGCCCAGGAACTATAGGAGTTAATGGAACAAGCTTCTCTGGATAGGGtggtccatcattgattatgtcGAGATAATCACAGTCAATAGATTCAAGGAACATcatcatcttcactttccatgtTGAGTAGCCAGCCTTCTTTAAAATTGGTATTTTTATACTTTCATACTTACTTACTGATATCTTTGATCTTTTCTGAATAAAATTAAATCACACCTCTCTGATAAAACTTGTCACCCAACaaagatataattgtttaaggggggttggatacatttatactagtaaatcaaaattaggatgtaagatcaataacagtttattaaaTCTTGATATAAattgttacaaaactctctcaagaaattctgatgttcttgagagctgctaggtttcAATGATTCTCGAGTAAAAGTTAATCAAAATGATAACCTATTTTGtgttatatactacacaactaaTCTATCAATTATAAGATATGTTATAAAGGTATTTATCCTATTTCTATACATATCTCAATTATCATCTACGTTTCTATAAATCAGAAACCAATTAATAAACATCTCCTCAAATACTGGGACTGTGTAAACCAATAGATACTTATTTATTCTGTTATCCTAAAAACCATTTATATCCTAATGAATGTCTACATCCTAAGCCATACAGATCCTGATTGATGGAAAATCCTGATGCTCTGTATCTTTTCAACAGATCCTGATGTTCACTTAAAGCATTCTCACCCAGCAGGGGCACAATGGTGAACTCACCAAGATGAGAGAGTTGTTCAGAACAAAGCTAAAAAAGAATGGATCTTCTACTTTGACTGCATTAGTTGATTTTTCTGAATAAGGTCACCAACTTTGATGTATTACCTTTGATTTCTTTGAAAATTGGTTATTCCTTAATGTATGGTGGtgtggtggaccatagtagtgtaattttttaatttttgataaCAAGAAATTCTGATAAATCTGGAGTGATATGATATACTAAATTCTTGCATTTGACTTTCAATTATTTATGTCCTGACACAGCACACACTACAAATGATGATAAAATAAATCTATGATAAAATAATTACTAAATCTGGAGTGATAAGATATATTAAGTCTGATAAATCTAGAGTGATATGATATACTAAATGTTTATTTTTCAAATCTCTGATAAAACAATTACCGATCATGAAAACCGAGATGAAAAGAACAAATTTACAAGTAAGGATGTGATTCTTGTTCAGGTGAGGTGATCCCTACAAAGGGCACTACCTACTCAGTATAGGGTGGAAAATCCTGATGATGCTCCTATTAAAAATCTAGATGATATGGAACATGATACATCCAAGCATGTTCCCGGCACAAGCATTTTTTTGCCTAAACAGTCCATCGAACACACTTCTAAACATTCTTCCATCTCTGGTCTTCTAAGCAAGAATCAGTTGTAAAATAATAACAGGTAGCTCGAACTGATGTGTCTGAGAGATAAATCAGGTTCAAAATTGTTCACACTTCACCAAAATCTCATAGAAACAAGGTAGAAAAATAAGGATAAGTGGTCCAAAGAAGAGCATAGGCACAAAGCGAGGACATAAACTTGATAAAAGAAAAAGGAGGAGAGCTTCTAGGGTTGATGATAAATTAGAATCTGATTCTCATAATCAGACCACTTTTCCTTCAAAATTACACATTAAGCCAgctgcaaatcctgatgctagCATGGAGGTTTCCGAACAAACCAGCGTTGCTATTTCAAAGAAAAAGAGGAGGCTGGTCAAAATACAAACTCAGTTACATACAAGCCAACTCTTTATACTAACAAGGAAACATCATGATTACCTTCAAAACATCTGCAAATCCCGATAAATCTCATGCAAAGGTGATCACTATCACTGATGACTTAACTATTCATGACACCCCTCCATCCAAATACAAAGAATTAACTTATGAGAGGATGGCTCAATTGGAAAAGGAAGTTGGTCTTGTTTCCACTAGCAAGAGGAAAGCAGAAGATAAAGTTGTGTTTCAAAGGAAGAAATCCAAGATTCGTTCTCCACACAAGGGGTAGATTAcagaaaaaatgacaaaaatagccgatttttaaaaaaaattaacaaaaatagccattctgaaaaaagtggccaattttggccgattgaatactccactgtcagttggatatcccaatttgtataagatactccacaggtagttgggtatttcatatatgggatactccactgccggttgggtatcttatataaagtggatactccactgacagttgggtatcccatcggccaaagttggccaacttttcagaaattggttatttttgtcaattttatgtaaaaataggctaaatttgtcCTTCACCCTAGATTACACAAGAAGCTAATTATCTAAAGGACTCAGCAACTGGTAATGCCCCTATCACACAAGAACCACTTTATCAAAATGAAAATGTAAACAAAATATCTGAAAGGATAATTCCTGATATTGCTCAAGGAGGTCTTGAAAGCGTTGACTTTGATTTGATGAACACATCAAGGAAAAAGAAGATCATCAAGAGCATATTGCTCAGTTAGATGCAATTTTTATCCATTATTTGAGGGAAGCAGCTTCAACTCAAAGGGCTGAAGCAGCTTCACTGCCTCCAGTCCCATAAGAATCATTAGTTTAAAGTACTGGTACAGACTCTATCGCAACTCCTTAAACTAAGGCAAATCTCGATGCTgctacatctcctgatgatcctGCACATCAACATAACACAACCTTTCCAGATCCCGATTTTGAAGTTGCTGATGAAAAGAATGATACTAGAGCTATTCTTGTCACTCCAATTACATCTCTACCGATGGAGTCTCCAGCTTAAGGTATAATCCATCATCTAATTCCCACTTTATCTGTCAGTATGGTATAAATAGAAGTTTTCATAAAGATACCCCTATTTTTATAATTCCAGTCCACTCTTCTTAGCCCGCACTTATTTCTTCTTTTGTGAGTGATTTGAGCTTTTCTAGTAAGCATATGAGAAAATAATcagtaaaaattaaaaattttgaaagaAAGTCTTCTGTATTAGCAAGAGGAGTGGTAGACTTGAGTGAGAAGTTTTATACTTCAAGTAAGcaaaatataaatattgaaaGTAGTTTATGTGTGAGATGTAATAagatcactttaaaagaacaGAGGGATTTAGGTGTTTCTGGTTCTTCTATTTCATGTACTCATCAAGATTTACCAATTGCTAAATCTAAAGCTGATCAAAAGCATAAAGGCGTAGTTGAAGAACCCATTCCTGATGTTGTTGATCCTAACATGTCAGATCCTACTGATGTTGATGATAGTAGTGATGATGATGACGAAGATGATGATCCTGATGCCAAAGCTCTTAAACTTGCAAAGAAAGCTTCTAAGCATCCCACGTTTGGTTCTTCATCAAGACATGCTCCAGCTCCAGTTAATGCAAATCTAAATTACTTCAGAAATCATGAATGGATAAATTTTTAGAGACTGGGAATTGAAGACATACATATAAAGCTGCACACAAGCATATGTTGTCAACTCTTTGTCAAATCATGATCTGAAGACTGTTGTTGAAATAACCACTATTCTGATAAAATGACTTAATCCTTCCATAACTAGAGTTCAAAAAACAAATTTTGATCTCAAAACTTCAGTTGATTTACTGAGAGATTCTACAAAATGGTCAGAATAGGCATACTGGTCTTATTAATAGTGTTACAAAGGTTGAAAAGTAACAGTAACATTGGATGCTAGACTGTCTGCTTTAAAGGCCAATCAAATTTCTACAAATCAAAATTTGGATGATATTCTCTCCTTATTGCAAGGACttgatgccaaaaagggagaAAGTGAGTCCAACAAAATGTGCACCTGGATCAGTCTTAAGAAAAGATCATGCAAATACTTATGATGATTATGGTAATACTCAAGGAACCTCTGATGCTACTATGGTGAATATAAGGGCTGGAATCAGGACACAAACTCACACCACACACTAAACTCATATTTCTACTGATGGCTCAAAGACTGTTAGAAATGTAATCTCAGATCCTGATAGAAAAGCAAACTCTATCTGCAATTCctgaagaagatgaggtgatcATTGATAATCCTACAGATGCCAAAAAGTTCTATCAAACTTATAAAATTACACAAGGAATAATTCTCACAATGTATCACAAAATAAGAGGGTTGTAGATCTTTTTGATAAGAAGTAATTTGTTCATCTAGTAGATGAATTTCGTGATATGTCTAAGGAAGAAATGCTAAAGAAAATGGAGGAAATCCTGAGTCAGTTTAAAGCTGCATCTAAGAGTCCCAGAGGACTTAGAAGTGCAAGAATTAGAGGAGGGGGAGGAATGACTCCTATAACTAACCAAACCATTGTTCCCTCTCAAAGAAGGACAAGATCTAGCGGAATTAGAATTGAAGAAGTTACTGAACCATTTCAAACTCAACCTTCAAATCTTTTAATTGAtccttgttagatatatttgataatgtcatggctaatataatttatgtttagatttcagatcttacttaacaggacaaatcagtacttaaccgttgatcagtacttatactggaagtcaggacttaaggatatcagtacttatattatctggagataatcatcagaagttagatatcagaacttaagtgctgaaggacgatcagataaggacagtagctaattaaaggaaagaagatcaagataaacataagaagagatatgcatgaagaaggagttccgtgaagaatggaatacttggaagaaaagatatctgattgatatattttagaaagcagaattatattccatatcaattagcgattatcttgtaactgtgtagtatataaacacagacatagggtttacactaaaagtgttatcatattcgagaagattattcattgtaaccctagcagctctcgtgatatttgttcatcactgagaggtaacagttccatattgtaacagagtttattgttttaataaagtttgttttctgttacttaagattttaaagttcgatttgattgtattatacactgtattcaccccctctacagtgtgtgtgacctaacaagtggtatcagagctattctgttaacacacatacagttaaagatccaaacataatcatgtctaacacagaaactccaaccaagcctaccaaaactgaggaaccaccaaagacacaaattcagagtcggtatgagaccatcagagttcccatactgagaccatctgaatatcccatatggaaggtgagaatgaccatgttcctggaagcaacagatccagaataccttgatagaataaaggaagggcctcacaaaccaaccaagcttgctgttgcagttgcaggtgaagcagcaaagactgtaccaaaggaaaagagtgattatactgctgaagatatagcatcaattgctaaggatgctaaggtacgacacttactgcatagtgccattgataatgtaatgtcaaacagggtaatcaactacaagagtgctaaggagatatgggatgctttggaaacaagatgtcagggaactgacacaattaagaagaacaggaagacaatactcactcaagaatatgaacactttgactcaaagactaatgagtcattgaatgatctatatgatagatttgtcaaacttttgaatgatttgtcattggttgataaagagtatgatcttgaagattcaaaccttaaattcttgttagctcttcctgaatgctgggatttgaaggcaacaacaataacagacaactataatcttgatgaaacaactcttgatgaaatctatggaatgctcaagactca is a window from the Apium graveolens cultivar Ventura chromosome 1, ASM990537v1, whole genome shotgun sequence genome containing:
- the LOC141682407 gene encoding uncharacterized protein LOC141682407, with the protein product MMMFLESIDCDYLDIINDGPPYPEKLVPLTPIVPGHCIRNERSEWSAEEKAVRLKDANIRNILHNSLDIVMSNRVIACKTANQILDALDTQCQGTLAIKKNKRYVLIQEYEQFEAKFDESLTNTYD